The Amia ocellicauda isolate fAmiCal2 chromosome 16, fAmiCal2.hap1, whole genome shotgun sequence nucleotide sequence GCAAGCCCAGGAGGAGGCCATAATCTACTCCGGCCTTCGCTGCTCGCACACGCTCCAGGGCAATGCACGTAAAATATAAACACGAACACGACCAACAACTTTTTTCCAGCCGTCATATGAACGTTACAATTAAtgtattcaataaaaataatgtcattTTCTCAACAGTTcaccaacaaaaacattttttacataTGGTTCAGCCTCACTGGCAGTGATGTATCAAGGTGACTTGAAAAGACTGAGACCTGATCATTAAGTAATGTTACTTTGAATATGCTTGTTGGGTTCTTATCAGCCAGTTAACTGCTTGGGGCTACATTTGTGAACTGTGTGCTCTGATCTACATTTGAATCTTAAGCATGTTAGTTTGTctaatttgcatttaaaaaatagtaaTAGTAAAGTCTTAGCATTTGTTCTAAAAATAATATGTCAGAGAGTACATTTGATTAAAACAATCATAATGACAGGGATATGGTGTGGGTTGTGGGGATAAAAATAACGTTTTAATTAGCTGTGCTTTGGCACTGGGATCAATGTATTAAAATCAATCTGCGTCACTTTTCCCACGGGACTCCACTGAACTTCctcttttacaaaaataaaataaaaacatttgttcaaTGTGCACCCCCATCTTGAAGACTCATATTTCCTTTCCTTTAACATATAACATTATCGGCCgatattggccttttacagaaatatctgtatcggcacatgttccaccaataatgcaccaatatattttctcaaactattggctaaatatttttttcaaattaccgtAAAATCCTtcgtcagacttcagacaaaaaaaatgatttaccattattttataacatagttatggtgctttagttttTGCTGGAAGCTTCCAAATCCACAGAGAGTCTCACACACCCCTCATAAAACcctcataaccaatagaaagtatttttctgtgctttgctgcatttgagtatccatagttttgaatgtttattttcattatgacTGAAGATTACCATATACAATGGCATAGAGGCACATTTGTAacgaaaagttaattaaaattgattttcaAAATTCATAAtagcaaattaaattaagaaaaacagtaaatgttcgctgaagatgttgacttaAATATtagcaaacaaaaactgtctccaaatgacaagcaagctcagatcacagagAACCATCTAAAGACAATTTGTGAAAACTCATCTCTCAGACAAttgttggataaaactgaaactatacatgatatttatacaactatttcaaatcctacatcaTGTTTTGTCTATGATTCGTATTGCAAtatgtttaatacatgtattaaataaGCTACACTTTcaagggcatttttaaatacatttttgaaaacaaatgttggatgggcagtattgagcactgagcaggattgtgaacctgagagaacctgacgcatgtaaaatgcaaatataatctAGACAAGCACTTAACACTATCTTATTATTTGCTcgaatgtatagaacatgcatatttttctttgtgtgtgaaattgctcatataccttggtctttgttctaatgtatagaacatgcatattttatatttttcctttattctcccttattctaacttatttatttttacaatgtttgatttttggttgttatttatgatgaaaattaatattaagtttattatgtaaaatgtaaaaatgtacaaatcCTGCCTATAGTGCATATttcacacaatttctctctgacagggagagacctgagggatccatgctagaacatgtctgttttgcattctaacaaaaaagtaaatatcatcAGATATATCGGTAATCGGGAAATTGTGCTTCCCAATTATCGGTATCGGTACCagacccaaaaaacctgtattGGTCAAGCTCTACTATATATTTAATGTCCGATCcatatattgttttcatgtcAATACATTTACCACATGAATTCAACATATATGCTAAAATCCATAAATCATCTTTTTTTAAGTACAAGAACAACTAAATTGATTTCAAAAGCAGGTTACACaccttttgtattaattatttacgTTAGTTCTGATAATCATTATCAATTTTATAATGTGCATATGTTAATCTGTCCATTAGCAACAGCCAGAACCGCAACCCTAGTTAACAGCAACACATGGAGTAATGCCCAATCCTCCGCTTGCCCCGTCATGTTGTAGCGTCATCAGTTGCGCAGTATGGACAGTTTAACGATAGCGAGTTTTGTTTCAGGGCTCGGTCATATGCCCTGATGCAAAgctatatgttttgttttctataagGCTAATGTATGGCAGAGCCAAACAAAGGGAAATGACTACTCAGTCAATTCCATCAGGCTGAGTTGGCATTCTGTTAAAGTTTTtcctataaaaataaattacaataacaatGCCTTCTCTGTGGAGCATTTGTCTCAATGATGTATAAAAAGCCCAGTCTTGTGTCACTTCTCATCTCAGTGCATCAAACATGGGGAAGGTAGTTTGTAAACACTATTTGTTTATGGAGCTtccttatattattattattagtaatataaTTTTATAGCACAATATTGATCTTTTTTGTGTTTACTTCTTCTTCAGATCATCTTTTACGAGGACAGGAACTTCCAGGGCCGCTCCTATGAGTGCAGCTCCGACTGTGCGGACATGCACTCCTACTTCAGCCGCTGCAACTCCATCCGTGTGGACAGCGGCTGCTGGGTCCTGTACGAGCGCCCCAACTACATGGGCTACCAGTACGTGCTGACCCGGGGCGAGTACCCCGAGTACCAGCGCTGGATGGGCTACAACGAATGCATCAGGTCTTGCCGGACATACAACTATGTAAGTTATGGGATGAATCGTCCATACcacaaaatattcataatcCCATTTGGCAAGGCAAATATTACTCCACTTGTTTTCTGATTGctgggttgttgttgttgttgttgttgttgttgttgtttttatatggACAATCAAAATTAAGAACCTTATACTGGCTTATGTAGAACAACCAGTCAGGCAGTCAGTGCGCTATTCTGTAATTCTTGGAATGACAAGAAAGACTCACTGAGGGCCAATCTTCTTTATTAAACTCCTGCTGCCATATAACAAACATTGAGCAAAAATGTCCTTAGAATTCACTTCAGAATTTTGTACACTACTGTTTTTTAATTCAGGCTTTCTGTAAGGATAGACAGAAGTAGACATTTGTTCCATTATCTGATGATTTTATTATTCAGAGCAATTGACGAGTGGAAAGataaatatacaaacacaaGGTCTGAAGAAAAAGCTActttattttctacattttggCAAATCCACTGACGACAACATGAGATACGAAGCCACGGTGAAGGAACTGTCCTGACTGCACAATTGTTGTCATTCATCTTCTTAACGAGCTGAAACTAATTTTAAACTTGCACAGGGTGAGATAGAAGGAGAGCAAGAGGGAGTTGCAGACAAAAGTGTTGGCACCCTTTGTCTTGTGTTAGTTAATTTACTAGAAACTGCTGTTTGCTAGGATGAATGATTTTTCCCTTACCCTAGAAGGGCTGTCATTGGCTGATAAGTACAAAACAGtatgcattacatttaatacatttgcaaatgtcATTTGTGTAGCTGCAGCTCTCCCATTCTCATTTCTCTTTCCTTTCTATAGCAATTAAGTATTAAATGTGATGTTCCCAGTGTAGTGGCTTGTGGTGTTTTTGGTAGAGGTGTAAGGTTTTGATATTTACACACATATCCCTATGGAAATGgctaaacaaaatcaaaatcatcATTACTGAGAGAAAACACTTTGCACACATGAATTTCTTGCTGTCCTTTTCTAATGTGTGTTAGTAGTTTTTATGTAgcctaatttatatattttatacaagaCCACATTGAATATATCCACGAGACTTGCTTTCGCCAActgatgtctctctctctctcattcttcaGTCCCGAGGTGGCTCCTACCGCATGAGGATCTACGAAAGGCCCGACTTCGCCGGTCAGATGACAGAGTGCATGGACGACTGCGATTCTGTTTATGATCGCTTCCACTACCGGGAGATCAACTCCTGTCATATCACAGACGGCTACTGGACCTTCTACGAGCAGCCCAACTACAGAGGCCGGCAGTACTTCCTGAGGCCTGGAGAGTACCGGAGATACAGCGACTGGGGAGGCAGCTCCCCGATGGTTGGATCTTTTAGGCGCGTCATGAATTTTTGAAGCACCATTATTCTGAATCCAATATTGCTGAATAAAAAACTGTAAAAGACAAGTCCCTCTCAGTAGTcatttataatatatgtatgaCTGGTGTGCAGTTGTGAACATCTTGCTGATTCATTAATACACTTCCTGAGAAAAGGTAGGCAACCAGCTGTGCACATATATATTCATGACATTTCTATGACTTACAGCAAAGTGGGGGGGAAATAACTAAAAGTAGTAACATGAAACATTTTTACCCAGTAAAAAAATCATTTGTATGTTCAAAAATGTGTAAACTGAATTTTTATTAAAGTATCTGTTTGGTTTTAGTTGGATAGCTAGTGAAGAAAAGTTACTGTATGTAATGTTAGAATTTGATTGGGACATTGACATAATCTCATCTACCCACTGAAACAAATGATTAAGTTCCATACTGGGGACCCCGAGCCAACACAACAGAACACAACAGTCCTTCAATGATACAGCatatgtgtgtccctgtgtacGGCAGCATCTTCACTGATTATGCAATGGTACGAC carries:
- the LOC136711628 gene encoding gamma-crystallin M2-like; its protein translation is MHSYFSRCNSIRVDSGCWVLYERPNYMGYQYVLTRGEYPEYQRWMGYNECIRSCRTYNYSRGGSYRMRIYERPDFAGQMTECMDDCDSVYDRFHYREINSCHITDGYWTFYEQPNYRGRQYFLRPGEYRRYSDWGGSSPMVGSFRRVMNF